One window of the Nicotiana tabacum cultivar K326 chromosome 4, ASM71507v2, whole genome shotgun sequence genome contains the following:
- the LOC107823257 gene encoding uncharacterized protein LOC107823257: MQVSIACFTVVKKEKESENYRRLKIAIASRTPFQPSPLPKPAAAAAAVKMAHLPAYDPYYVTAPVYGYNKEQNDIKTLFVSGLPDDVKAREIHNLFRRRLGFESCQLKYTGRGDQVVAFATFIDHPSAMAAMHSLNGVEFDPQTGSTLHIELARSNSRRVQVPGKGPYVVIDNRTKSKNAKDTSSNEGDTESDDASEPDNPDSGTNDDPSEEKSEEKVVESDHALAVKSEQSEKTTDGAQPCSTLFIANLGPNCTEDELKQVISQYPGFNTLKVRARGGMPVAFADFQGIDQATKVLNALQGSTLPSSDRGGMHIEYARSKMRKP; encoded by the exons ATGCAGGTGAGTATAGCGTGTTTTACCgtggtaaaaaaagaaaaagaatctgAAAACTATAGACGATTGAAAATTGCAATTGCCAGTCGAACGCCCTTTCAACCATCTCCTCTACCGAAacccgccgccgccgccgccgccgtgAAGATGGCTCACCTCCCGGCGTACGATCCTTACTACGTAACAGCACCAGTGTATGGGTATAACAAGGAGCAGAACGATATAAAAACACTGTTCGTATCCGGACTTCCCGACGATGTTAAAGCTCGTGAAATTCACAATCTCTTCCGCCGCCGTCTTGGTTTTGAATCCTGTCAGCTTAAGTACACCGGTCGAGGGGATCAG GTTGTTGCTTTTGCTACTTTTATAGATCATCCATCAGCAATGGCAGCCATGCATTCCTTGAAT GGTGTAGAATTTGATCCTCAAACAGGATCGACTTTGCATATTGAACTGGCGAGATCAAACTCTAGAAGAGTACAAGTTCCGG GAAAAGGACCTTATGTAGTTATTGACAACAGAACCAAGTCCAAAAATGCCAAAGACACATCAAGCAATGAAG GTGATACTGAATCAGATGATGCTTCCGAGCCTGACAATCCTGATTCTGGCACAAATGATGATCCTTCGGAAGAGAAAAG TGAAGAGAAAGTGGTAGAGTCTGACCATGCTTTGGCCGTGAAAAGT GAACAAAGCGAGAAGACAACAGATGGTGCACAACCATGTTCCACTCTGTTTATCGCCAATCTTGGTCCAAATTGCACTGAGGATGAACTGAAGCAAGTTATTTCTCA GTATCCTGGATTTAACACCCTCAAGGTGCGTGCAAGAGGCGGGATGCCTGTTGCTTTTGCTGATTTTCAG GGCATTGACCAAGCAACTAAAGTGCTGAATGCTCTTCAAGGAAGCACATTACCATCTTCTGATCGGGGTGGCATGCACATAGA GTATGCGAGATCCAAAATGAGAAAGCCCTAG
- the LOC107823255 gene encoding inactive protein kinase SELMODRAFT_444075, with the protein MSREMKKGKQDMSSDAAEKMMVAVKASKEIPKTALVWALTHVVQPGDCITLLVVVPSQSSGRKLWGFPRFAGDCASGHWKLHSGSSSEHKSDITDYCSQMILQLHDVYDPNKINVKIKIVSGSPHGAVAAEAKKTQASWVVLDKHLKHEKKRCMEELQCNIVVMKRSQPKVLRLNLVGSPKKEPDVSGTLSSEQTQTCGKESNKKDSLDSSRGPLVTPTSSPEMFSMTEAGTSSVSSSDPGTSPFFIAEVNRDIKKADLLAAKEDQDVDESSSESESENLSASSSLRFQPWMVDMITSHSELSQIKGKSSLRTHDRPQDSTNKALLRKFSKLDDEGDFGSPSCRSDLDYSGNVREAVSLSRSAPLGPPPLCSICQHKAPVFGKPPRWFAYAELELATGGFSQANFLAEGGYGSVHRGVLPDGQVVAVKQHKLASSQGDQEFCSEVEVLSCAQHRNVVMLIGFCIEDSRRLLVYEYICNGSLDSHLYGRTRDPLEWSARQKIAVGAARGLRYLHEECRVGCIVHRDMRPNNILITHDFEPLVGDFGLARWQPDGDTGVETRVIGTFGYLAPEYAQSGQITEKADVYSFGVVLVELVTGRKAVDLTRPKGQQCLTEWARPLLEECAVDELIDPRLENCYSEHEIYCMLHAASLCIRRDPQARPRMSQVLRILEGDLIVESGKLSATPAYEVGSQSGRILSDSLQQYQRFSGSLLNDGLEGFSAKLSFDKRSPSNIWDRNQSRTAY; encoded by the exons atgaGTAGGGAGATGAAAAAAGGAAAACAGGATATGAGTTCTGATGCTGCTGAGAAAATGATGGTGGCTGTTAAGGCTTCTAAGGAAATACCCAAAACAGCTCTTGTCTGGGCTTTGACTCATGTTGTTCAACCTGGGGATTGCATTACACTTCTCGTGGTTGTGCCTTCACAAAGTTCTG GTAGGAAGTTATGGGGTTTCCCTAGGTTTGCTGGAGATTGTGCCAGTGGCCACTGGAAGTTGCACTCTGGAAGTAGTTCCGAGCACAAATCCGACATAACAGATTATTGCTCTCAGATGATCCTTCAGCTCCATGATGTTTATGATCCCAACAAG ATAAATGTCAAGATTAAAATTGTTTCTGGTTCACCACATGGAGCTGTGGCTGCTGAGGCAAAGAAGACTCAAGCTAGTTGGGTCGTTTTGGACAA GCATCTCAAACACGAGAAGAAACGCTGTATGGAAGAGTTGCAGTGCAATATTGTAGTCATGAAGCGATCTCAACCGAAAGTTCTCCGCTTAAATTTAGTTGGCTCACCTAAAAAGGAACCTGATGTGTCAGGCACGTTATCTTCTGAGCAAACTCAAACATGTGGAAAAGAATCGAACAAAAAGGATTCGTTGGATTCCTCTCGAGGTCCACTAGTAACTCCAACAAGTAGTCCAGAGATGTTCAGTATGACTGAAGCTGGTACTTCATCAGTTTCAAGCTCTGATCCTGGAACTTCACCATTTTTTATCGCTGAAGTAAATAGGGATATAAAGAAAGCAGATTTGTTGGCTGCTAAGGAAGATCAAGATGTAGATGAATCGAGTTCAGAGAGTGAGAGTGAAAATTTATCTGCGTCATCAAGTTTAAGGTTCCAACCATGGATGGTGGATATGATCACTTCACATTCTGAACTCTCGCAAATCAAAGGGAAGAGCTCGTTGAGAACTCATGACAGGCCACAAGATTCCACAAATAAGGCATTGCTGCGGAAGTTTAGTAAGCTTGATGATGAAGGTGATTTTGGATCCCCGAGTTGCAGATCTGATTTGGATTACAGTGGGAATGTAAGAGAAGCAGTTTCGCTATCTAGAAGTGCACCTCTTGGCCCTCCTCCCTTGTGCTCAATTTGTCAACACAAGGCACCTGTATTTGGAAAACCTCCTAGGTGGTTCGCTTACGCTGAGCTGGAGCTCGCAACCGGAGGATTTTCACAAGCCAATTTTTTGGCTGAGGGAGGATACGGATCTGTTCATAGAGGAGTCCTTCCGGATGGTCAGGTTGTTGCTGTTAAGCAACACAAATTGGCAAGTTCTCAAGGGGATCAAGAGTTTTGCTCGGAAGTTGAAGTGCTCAGCTGTGCTCAGCACCGAAATGTTGTAATGCTAATAGGATTCTGTATCGAGGACAGCAGAAGACTGCTAGTATATGAATATATTTGCAATGGATCTTTAGATTCTCATCTATATG GTCGTACTAGAGATCCTTTGGAATGGTCTGCTCGTCAAAAGATTGCTGTAGGTGCTGCCCGAGGTTTACGTTATCTTCACGAAGAATGCAGAGTGGGCTGCATTGTCCACCGAGATATGAGACCCAACAACATTCTCATAACCCATGACTTCGAACCACTA GTTGGAGACTTTGGTTTGGCCAGGTGGCAACCTGATGGCGACACAGGTGTCGAAACGAGAGTAATTGGAACATTTGG GTACTTGGCGCCGGAGTATGCCCAAAGTGGCCAGATTACAGAAAAAGCTGATGTTTACTCATTTGGAGTGGTACTGGTGGAGCTTGTTACAGGACGCAAGGCGGTGGATCTTACCAGGCCTAAGGGCCAGCAGTGTCTCACAGAATGG GCGCGTCCATTATTGGAAGAATGTGCGGTTGATGAGCTAATAGATCCCCGGCTAGAAAACTGCTACTCCGAACATGAAATATACTGCATGTTGCATGCGGCATCTTTGTGCATACGGCGGGATCCTCAGGCTAGGCCTCGCATGTCTCAG GTACTGCGAATACTTGAAGGCGACCTCATTGTGGAATCTGGTAAACTGTCAGCAACACCTGCTTATGAAGTTGGAAGCCAAAGTGGAAGAATTTTGTCAGATTCGCTGCAACAGTACCAAAGGTTCAGTGGTTCTTTGTTGAATGATGGATTAGAGGGCTTTAGTGCTAAGCTCTCTTTTGACAAAAGGAGCCCCTCAAATATTTGGGATAGGAATCAATCCAGGACAGCATATTAG